A window from Streptomyces subrutilus encodes these proteins:
- a CDS encoding DUF2469 domain-containing protein — protein MSAEDLEKYETEMELKLYREYRDVVGLFKYVIETERRFYLTNDYEMQVHSVQGEVFFEVSMADAWVWDMYRPARFVKQVRVLTFKDVNIEELNKSDLELPSS, from the coding sequence ATGAGTGCCGAGGACCTCGAAAAGTACGAGACCGAGATGGAGCTGAAGCTCTATCGGGAGTACCGCGACGTCGTCGGGCTGTTCAAGTACGTGATCGAGACCGAACGCCGTTTCTACCTCACCAACGACTACGAGATGCAGGTGCACTCGGTCCAGGGGGAGGTCTTCTTCGAGGTCTCGATGGCCGACGCGTGGGTCTGGGACATGTACCGGCCGGCCCGGTTCGTGAAGCAGGTGCGGGTGCTCACGTTCAAGGACGTGAACATCGAGGAGCTCAACAAGAGCGACCTGGAGCTGCCGAGCAGCTGA
- the rimM gene encoding ribosome maturation factor RimM (Essential for efficient processing of 16S rRNA), which translates to MELVVARIGRAHGIKGEVTVEVRTDEPELRLGPGAVLRTEPASAGPLTIETGRVHSGRLLLRFAGVKDRTGAEALRNTLLIAEVDPAELPEEPDEYYDHQLMDLDVVLEDGTGIGRITEISHLPSQDLFIVERPDGTEVMIPFVEEIVAEIDLEEQRCVITPPPGLIDDRAEIASARDAGEEA; encoded by the coding sequence GTGGAGCTGGTAGTCGCGCGGATCGGCCGCGCCCACGGCATCAAGGGTGAGGTCACCGTCGAGGTGCGGACCGACGAGCCCGAGCTGCGGCTCGGCCCGGGCGCCGTGCTGCGGACCGAACCGGCGTCGGCGGGACCCCTGACCATCGAGACGGGCCGGGTGCACAGCGGGAGGCTGCTGCTCCGCTTCGCCGGCGTCAAGGACCGCACCGGCGCGGAGGCGCTGCGCAACACCCTGCTGATCGCCGAGGTCGACCCGGCGGAGCTGCCCGAGGAGCCCGACGAGTACTACGACCACCAGCTGATGGACCTGGACGTGGTGCTGGAGGACGGCACCGGGATCGGCCGGATCACCGAGATCTCGCACCTGCCGTCCCAGGACCTCTTCATCGTGGAGCGCCCCGACGGCACCGAGGTGATGATCCCGTTCGTCGAGGAGATCGTCGCCGAGATCGACCTGGAGGAGCAGCGCTGCGTCATCACCCCGCCGCCCGGGCTGATCGACGACCGTGCGGAGATCGCCTCGGCGCGCGATGCCGGGGAAGAAGCCTGA
- the dprA gene encoding DNA-processing protein DprA → MTAAPPEAPAPPSEEDAELLARAALTRVLEPGEEHGGRWLREHGAVTLLRLLTGPEPQSSALTGVRPQRLAGYRRRAELADPRQDLERAAASGARFVCPGSAEWPTQLDDLGDARPIGLWLRGRPHLRTWALRSVAVVGARACTPYGAHMAQVLATGLAEHGWVVVSGAAYGIDGAAHRGALASGGATAAVLACGVDVSYPRGHAELLGRIARQGLVIGELPPGSHPTPTRFVLRNRVIAALTRGTVVVEAAHRSGSLVTARRARELGRSTMGVPGPATSGLSAGVHELLRGEAVLVTDAAEIVELVGAIGELAPERRGPVLARDHLDPETARVLEALPAGRTADADELALASGTSADDVIGRLYELHSLGFVERQGDGWQLIRHPPATGTQTGTVRRGGR, encoded by the coding sequence ATGACCGCCGCCCCGCCCGAGGCCCCCGCGCCGCCGTCGGAGGAGGACGCGGAACTGCTGGCGCGGGCCGCCCTCACCCGGGTGCTGGAACCGGGCGAGGAGCACGGCGGGCGCTGGCTGCGGGAACACGGCGCCGTGACCCTGCTCCGCCTGCTGACCGGCCCGGAGCCGCAGAGCTCCGCGCTCACCGGAGTACGGCCGCAGCGGCTCGCCGGATACCGCAGACGGGCCGAGCTCGCCGACCCCCGGCAGGACCTGGAGCGGGCCGCCGCCTCGGGAGCGCGGTTCGTCTGCCCCGGCTCGGCGGAGTGGCCGACCCAGCTCGACGACCTCGGCGACGCCCGCCCCATCGGGCTGTGGCTGCGGGGCCGGCCCCACCTGCGGACCTGGGCCCTGCGCTCGGTCGCCGTGGTCGGAGCCCGAGCCTGCACCCCGTACGGAGCGCACATGGCGCAGGTCCTGGCCACCGGACTCGCCGAGCACGGCTGGGTCGTGGTCTCCGGCGCGGCCTACGGCATCGACGGCGCCGCCCACCGCGGGGCCCTGGCCTCCGGCGGCGCCACCGCGGCGGTGCTGGCCTGCGGCGTCGACGTCTCCTACCCCCGGGGCCACGCCGAGCTCCTCGGCCGCATCGCCCGCCAAGGCCTGGTCATCGGGGAGCTGCCGCCCGGCAGCCACCCCACCCCCACCCGGTTCGTCCTGCGCAACCGGGTCATCGCCGCCCTCACCCGGGGCACCGTCGTGGTGGAGGCCGCCCACCGCAGCGGCTCCCTCGTCACCGCCCGGCGGGCCCGCGAGCTCGGCCGGTCCACCATGGGCGTCCCCGGCCCCGCCACCAGCGGACTGTCGGCCGGAGTCCACGAACTGCTGCGCGGCGAGGCCGTACTGGTCACCGACGCGGCCGAGATCGTGGAGCTGGTCGGCGCCATCGGCGAACTGGCTCCCGAACGGCGCGGACCGGTCCTGGCCCGCGACCACCTCGACCCCGAGACGGCCCGGGTGCTCGAAGCCCTCCCGGCGGGCCGCACCGCGGACGCCGACGAGCTGGCACTTGCCTCCGGCACCAGCGCAGACGACGTCATCGGCAGACTGTACGAACTTCACTCTCTGGGGTTCGTCGAACGGCAGGGCGACGGCTGGCAGTTGATCAGACATCCACCGGCAACAGGCACGCAAACCGGGACCGTTCGGCGAGGCGGTCGTTGA
- the trmD gene encoding tRNA (guanosine(37)-N1)-methyltransferase TrmD — MRLDVVTIFPEYLEPLNVSLVGKARARGQLDVHVHDLRDWTYDRHNTVDDTPYGGGPGMVMKTEPWGEALDSALADGYESGAHGPVLVVPTPSGRPFTQELAVELSERPWLVFTPARYEGIDRRVVDEYATRMPVYEVSIGDYVLAGGEAAVLVVTEAVARLLPGVLGNAESHRDDSFAPGEMANLLEGPVYTKPPEWRGRDIPEVLLSGHHGKIARWRRDEAFRRTARNRPDLIERCGAAAFDKKDRELLSVLGWTPTPDGRFWRRPQSVEE, encoded by the coding sequence ATGCGTCTCGACGTCGTCACGATCTTCCCCGAGTACCTGGAGCCGCTGAACGTCTCCCTCGTCGGCAAGGCCCGCGCCCGCGGACAGCTCGACGTCCACGTCCACGACCTGCGCGACTGGACGTACGACCGGCACAACACGGTGGACGACACCCCGTACGGCGGCGGCCCCGGCATGGTCATGAAGACCGAGCCGTGGGGCGAGGCGCTGGACTCGGCGCTGGCCGACGGCTACGAGTCGGGCGCACACGGCCCCGTCCTGGTCGTCCCCACGCCCAGCGGCCGGCCGTTCACCCAGGAACTGGCCGTGGAACTGTCCGAGCGGCCCTGGCTCGTCTTCACCCCGGCCCGCTACGAGGGCATCGACCGACGGGTCGTCGACGAGTACGCGACCCGCATGCCGGTCTACGAGGTCTCCATCGGCGACTACGTCCTGGCGGGCGGCGAAGCGGCCGTCCTGGTCGTCACCGAGGCCGTGGCCCGACTGCTGCCCGGGGTGCTCGGCAACGCCGAATCGCACCGGGACGACTCCTTCGCCCCCGGCGAGATGGCCAACCTGCTGGAGGGGCCCGTCTACACCAAGCCCCCCGAGTGGCGCGGCCGGGACATCCCGGAGGTGCTGCTGAGCGGCCACCACGGGAAGATCGCCCGCTGGCGCCGGGACGAGGCCTTCCGCCGGACCGCGCGCAACCGGCCCGACCTGATCGAGCGGTGCGGGGCCGCGGCCTTCGACAAGAAGGACCGCGAACTCCTCTCCGTCCTGGGCTGGACGCCGACCCCCGACGGCCGGTTTTGGCGCAGGCCGCAGTCCGTGGAAGAATGA
- a CDS encoding RNA-binding protein, with the protein MLEEALEHLVKGIVDNPDDVQVASRDLRRGQVLEVRVHPDDLGKVIGRNGRTARALRTVVGAIGGRGIRVDLVDVDQVR; encoded by the coding sequence ATGCTCGAGGAGGCTCTTGAGCACCTCGTGAAGGGCATTGTGGACAACCCCGACGACGTGCAGGTCGCCTCGCGCGACCTGCGCCGCGGGCAGGTGCTGGAGGTCCGGGTCCACCCGGACGATCTCGGCAAGGTGATCGGCCGCAACGGCCGCACCGCACGTGCTCTGCGTACCGTCGTGGGCGCCATCGGCGGCCGCGGCATCCGCGTCGACCTCGTCGACGTGGACCAGGTCCGCTGA
- the whiG gene encoding RNA polymerase sigma factor WhiG yields MPQHTSGSDRAAVPPAARGSVRSTAPSSLEVLWRSYKDSGDERLREQLILHYSPLVKYVAGRVSVGLPPNVEQADFVSSGVFGLIDAIEKFDIERSIKFETYAITRIRGAMIDELRALDWIPRSVRQKARAVERAYATLEAQLRRTPTESEVAGEMGIAVEDLHAVFSQLSLANVVALEELLHAGGEGGDRLSLMDTLEDTAADDPVEVAEDRELRRLLARAINTLPEREKTVVTLYYYEGLTLAEIGNVLGVTESRVSQIHTKSVLQLRAKLADVGR; encoded by the coding sequence ATGCCCCAGCACACCTCAGGGTCTGACCGCGCTGCGGTGCCCCCCGCTGCCCGCGGCAGCGTGCGGTCCACCGCACCCTCGTCCCTGGAGGTGCTGTGGCGCTCGTACAAGGACTCCGGCGACGAGCGGCTGCGGGAGCAGCTGATCCTGCACTACTCGCCGCTGGTGAAATACGTGGCCGGACGCGTCAGCGTCGGCCTGCCACCCAACGTCGAGCAGGCCGACTTCGTCTCCTCGGGCGTCTTCGGGCTGATCGACGCCATCGAGAAGTTCGACATCGAGCGGTCGATCAAGTTCGAGACCTACGCGATCACCCGCATCCGCGGCGCGATGATCGACGAGCTGCGCGCGCTGGACTGGATCCCCCGCTCGGTCCGCCAGAAGGCGCGCGCCGTCGAGCGCGCCTACGCCACGCTGGAGGCCCAGCTCCGCCGCACCCCGACGGAGAGCGAGGTCGCGGGCGAAATGGGCATCGCGGTGGAGGACCTCCACGCGGTCTTCAGCCAGCTGTCCCTGGCCAACGTGGTCGCCCTGGAGGAGCTGCTGCACGCCGGAGGCGAGGGCGGCGACCGCCTCTCGCTCATGGACACCCTGGAGGACACCGCCGCCGACGACCCCGTCGAAGTGGCGGAGGACCGCGAACTGCGGCGGCTCCTGGCCCGCGCCATCAACACCCTCCCCGAGCGGGAGAAGACGGTCGTGACCCTCTACTACTACGAGGGCCTCACCCTGGCCGAGATCGGCAACGTGCTGGGCGTGACCGAGAGCCGGGTCAGCCAGATCCACACCAAGTCGGTGCTGCAACTGCGGGCGAAGCTGGCGGATGTGGGGCGGTGA
- the rplS gene encoding 50S ribosomal protein L19, which translates to MSHLLDGVNAAALRSDVPAFRPGDTVNVHVRVIEGNRSRIQQFKGVVIRRQGAGVSETFTVRKVSFSVGVERTFPVHSPIFEKIELVTRGDVRRAKLYYLRELRGKAAKIKEKRDN; encoded by the coding sequence ATGTCTCACCTGCTCGATGGCGTCAACGCCGCCGCGCTCCGCTCGGACGTCCCGGCCTTCCGCCCCGGTGACACCGTCAACGTCCACGTCCGCGTGATCGAGGGCAACCGCTCCCGTATCCAGCAGTTCAAGGGCGTCGTCATCCGCCGCCAGGGCGCCGGTGTCTCCGAGACCTTCACGGTCCGCAAGGTCTCCTTCAGCGTCGGCGTGGAGCGCACCTTCCCGGTCCACTCCCCGATCTTCGAGAAGATCGAGCTCGTCACCCGCGGTGACGTGCGCCGCGCCAAGCTGTACTACCTCCGTGAGCTCCGCGGCAAGGCCGCGAAGATCAAGGAGAAGCGCGACAACTGA
- a CDS encoding YraN family protein — translation MDTKDVARQALGRYGEDLAARRLTEAGMTVIARNWRCRGGEIDIVARDGDALVVCEVKTRRAGAFEHPMAAVRPGKAERLRALALRWLADHGGPPPGGVRIDLVGIVLPRRGAPLVEHARGVA, via the coding sequence ATGGACACGAAAGACGTGGCACGACAGGCATTGGGGCGGTACGGCGAGGACCTCGCGGCACGCCGGCTCACCGAAGCCGGGATGACCGTCATCGCACGGAACTGGCGGTGCCGCGGCGGGGAGATCGACATCGTCGCGCGCGACGGGGACGCCCTCGTCGTCTGCGAGGTCAAGACCCGCCGGGCGGGGGCGTTCGAACACCCCATGGCCGCGGTGCGCCCCGGCAAGGCCGAGCGGCTGCGCGCTCTGGCCCTGCGCTGGCTCGCCGACCACGGCGGACCCCCTCCCGGCGGGGTCCGCATCGACCTCGTCGGGATCGTGCTGCCCCGCCGCGGCGCCCCCCTGGTGGAACACGCCCGGGGGGTGGCCTGA
- a CDS encoding YifB family Mg chelatase-like AAA ATPase, producing the protein MGFARACSVALVGVDGVVVEVQADLEPGVAAFTLVGLPDKTLIESRDRVRAAIANSGAAWPQKKLTVGLSPASVPKSGAGFDLAVAAAVLGAAEIVDPGAIADLVLIGELGLDGRVRPVRGILPAVLAAAEAGYRQVVVPQQCAAEAALVPDVAVLGVRSLRQLIAVLTGAPVPEEERPEPPGRPDPMLAGLVLPGAGLGTGIAPGRTGQADCADHPDLADVAGQHGARRALEVAAAGGHHLFLNGPPGAGKTMLAERLPWILPPLTRQDSVEVTAVHSVAGILPPGEPLVTRPPYCAPHHSATMQSLVGGGSGVPRPGAVSLAHRGVLFLDEAPEFHGRALDALRQPLESGHVVIARAAGVVRLPARFLMVLAANPCPCGRHTLHGTGCECPASVIRRYQARLSGPLLDRVDLRVEVEPVTRSDLLRQGGRGEPTAAVADRVRAARERAAVRLADTPWRINSEVPGQELRTRWQTAPGALAQAERDLERGLLTARGLDRVLRVAWTVADLRGRDRPEAPDVAVALELRTGIARGAALVPGAPS; encoded by the coding sequence ATGGGGTTCGCCCGCGCCTGCTCGGTGGCCCTGGTCGGCGTCGACGGCGTGGTGGTCGAGGTCCAGGCCGACCTGGAGCCCGGGGTCGCCGCCTTCACCCTGGTCGGGCTGCCCGACAAGACCCTGATCGAGAGCCGCGACCGGGTGCGCGCCGCCATCGCCAACTCGGGAGCGGCCTGGCCGCAGAAGAAGCTGACGGTCGGCCTCAGCCCGGCCTCCGTACCCAAGTCCGGCGCCGGCTTCGACCTCGCCGTGGCGGCCGCCGTCCTGGGCGCCGCCGAGATCGTCGACCCCGGCGCCATCGCCGACCTCGTCCTCATCGGAGAACTCGGTCTGGACGGCCGCGTCCGCCCGGTCCGGGGGATCCTCCCCGCGGTCCTCGCCGCCGCGGAGGCCGGCTACCGGCAGGTCGTCGTACCGCAGCAGTGCGCCGCCGAGGCCGCGCTCGTGCCCGACGTCGCGGTGCTCGGCGTCCGCAGCCTGCGCCAGCTGATCGCCGTCCTCACGGGTGCGCCGGTCCCCGAGGAGGAGCGGCCCGAACCGCCCGGCCGGCCGGACCCGATGCTGGCCGGGCTGGTGCTGCCCGGCGCCGGGCTCGGCACCGGGATCGCACCCGGCCGCACCGGGCAGGCCGACTGCGCCGACCACCCCGACCTCGCTGACGTGGCCGGCCAGCACGGCGCACGCCGCGCACTGGAGGTGGCCGCCGCCGGAGGCCACCACCTCTTCCTCAACGGACCCCCCGGAGCCGGCAAGACCATGCTGGCCGAACGGCTGCCCTGGATCCTGCCGCCCCTCACCCGACAGGACTCCGTGGAGGTCACCGCCGTCCACTCGGTCGCCGGGATCCTCCCGCCCGGCGAACCGCTCGTCACCCGGCCGCCCTACTGCGCGCCCCACCACTCCGCCACCATGCAGTCCCTGGTGGGCGGCGGGAGCGGGGTCCCGCGGCCGGGCGCGGTCTCCCTGGCCCACCGCGGAGTGCTCTTCCTGGACGAGGCCCCGGAATTCCACGGCCGCGCCCTCGACGCGCTGCGCCAGCCCCTCGAATCCGGGCACGTCGTCATCGCCCGGGCCGCCGGGGTCGTCAGACTGCCCGCCCGGTTCCTGATGGTGCTCGCCGCCAACCCCTGTCCCTGCGGCCGGCACACCCTGCACGGCACGGGATGCGAATGCCCGGCCTCGGTGATCCGCCGCTACCAGGCCCGGCTGTCCGGGCCGCTGCTCGACCGGGTGGACCTGCGCGTGGAGGTCGAGCCCGTCACCCGCTCCGACCTGCTCCGCCAAGGCGGCCGCGGCGAGCCCACCGCCGCGGTCGCGGACCGCGTCCGGGCGGCCAGGGAACGCGCCGCCGTCCGCCTCGCCGACACCCCCTGGCGGATCAACTCCGAAGTACCCGGACAGGAGTTGCGCACCCGCTGGCAGACGGCGCCCGGAGCGTTGGCCCAGGCCGAACGGGACCTGGAGCGCGGACTGCTCACCGCACGCGGGCTGGACCGGGTACTGCGGGTCGCCTGGACCGTCGCCGACCTCCGGGGCCGGGACCGCCCCGAGGCACCGGACGTGGCCGTCGCCCTGGAACTGCGGACCGGCATCGCACGCGGGGCCGCCCTGGTACCGGGAGCCCCCTCATGA
- the lepB gene encoding signal peptidase I, translating into MDTEAPHTQRGHSSPGPGEGRSRFALSRAGRAGRPRQLTWRRAGVLGVICTVFLLLLSNFVVQPFLIPSRSMEPTLKVGDRVLVNKLAYRFGDLPRRGDVVVFDGTGSFVQERPEGNPVGEVLHGAASALGLAEPSDTDFVKRVVGVGGDDVVCCDAGGRIAVNGVPLDEPYLFPGDAPSRVPFRIVVPLGTLWVMGDHRSHSRDSRDHLGEPGGGMVPVDKVIGRADRIGWPVSRWGSPGGSRG; encoded by the coding sequence ATGGACACCGAAGCACCTCACACGCAGCGCGGCCACTCTTCCCCCGGACCGGGGGAGGGGCGGTCGCGCTTCGCGTTGTCCCGGGCCGGACGGGCGGGCCGGCCGCGGCAGCTCACCTGGCGCCGGGCCGGGGTGCTCGGCGTGATCTGCACCGTCTTCCTGCTGCTGCTCAGCAACTTCGTGGTGCAGCCCTTCCTGATCCCCAGCCGCTCGATGGAGCCGACCCTGAAGGTCGGGGACCGGGTGCTGGTGAACAAGCTGGCGTACCGGTTCGGCGACCTGCCGCGCCGCGGGGACGTGGTGGTCTTCGACGGCACCGGGTCCTTCGTGCAGGAGCGGCCCGAGGGCAATCCCGTCGGCGAGGTGCTGCACGGGGCGGCGTCCGCGCTCGGCCTCGCCGAGCCCTCGGACACGGACTTCGTGAAGCGGGTCGTGGGCGTCGGCGGCGACGACGTGGTGTGCTGCGACGCCGGCGGCCGGATCGCGGTCAACGGGGTCCCGCTGGACGAGCCGTACCTGTTCCCCGGCGACGCGCCCTCAAGGGTGCCCTTCCGCATCGTCGTGCCCCTTGGGACCCTGTGGGTGATGGGCGACCACCGGTCCCACTCCCGGGACTCGCGGGACCACCTGGGCGAGCCGGGCGGGGGGATGGTGCCGGTGGACAAGGTGATCGGGCGGGCCGACCGGATCGGCTGGCCGGTGTCGCGCTGGGGTTCACCGGGCGGGAGCCGTGGGTAG
- the lepB gene encoding signal peptidase I produces MGSRGRPRSGRPPEPERDPEPERDPEPERAPWSERAREPERAPWSERAPERASGQAEEPVVEGGRAERRRLARRVRRRRRTRRVGELPLLVAVALCIALVLKTFLVQAFFIPSGSMEQTIRIGDRVLVDKLTPWFGSQVERGDVVVFKDPGGWLRGEARPAPDPVGVKQVKETLTFIGLLPSADEQDLIKRVIGVGGDTVACCDARGRVTVNGAPLDEPYVNAGNAPSEIRFEVRVPAGRLFVMGDHRANSADSRYHLDEAFEGTIDVNGVVGEAVVIAWPYGHWSRLEQPATFRTVPDRARRTGRRRRGRRRDLTFA; encoded by the coding sequence GTGGGTAGCCGGGGGCGGCCGAGATCCGGCCGGCCGCCGGAGCCCGAGCGGGACCCCGAGCCCGAGCGGGACCCGGAGCCCGAGCGGGCGCCTTGGTCCGAGCGCGCGCGTGAACCCGAGCGGGCGCCTTGGTCCGAGCGCGCGCCCGAGCGGGCGTCCGGGCAGGCCGAGGAGCCGGTGGTCGAGGGCGGCCGGGCCGAGCGGCGCCGGCTGGCGCGCCGGGTCCGCCGGCGCCGCCGCACCCGCCGGGTCGGCGAACTGCCGCTGCTGGTGGCCGTGGCGCTCTGCATCGCCCTCGTGCTCAAGACCTTCCTCGTCCAGGCGTTCTTCATCCCGTCGGGCTCGATGGAGCAGACCATCCGCATCGGCGACCGGGTGCTGGTGGACAAACTGACCCCGTGGTTCGGCTCCCAGGTCGAGCGCGGTGACGTCGTCGTGTTCAAGGACCCGGGCGGCTGGCTCCGGGGCGAGGCCCGGCCCGCGCCGGACCCGGTCGGCGTCAAGCAGGTCAAGGAGACGCTGACCTTCATCGGCCTGCTGCCCTCGGCGGACGAGCAGGACCTGATCAAGCGGGTCATCGGGGTCGGCGGAGACACCGTCGCGTGCTGCGACGCCCGCGGCCGGGTCACCGTCAACGGCGCGCCGCTCGATGAGCCGTACGTGAACGCCGGCAACGCCCCCTCCGAGATCCGCTTCGAGGTCCGGGTGCCCGCCGGGCGGCTCTTCGTCATGGGGGACCACCGGGCCAATTCGGCCGACTCCCGCTACCACCTCGACGAGGCCTTCGAGGGGACCATCGACGTGAACGGGGTCGTCGGCGAGGCCGTGGTGATCGCCTGGCCGTACGGGCACTGGAGCCGGCTGGAACAGCCCGCGACCTTCCGCACGGTGCCCGATCGGGCCCGGCGGACCGGACGGCGCCGTCGCGGGCGCCGACGTGACCTGACGTTCGCATAG
- the lepB gene encoding signal peptidase I, giving the protein MGGTDAIRGGRDGRGALGNTLSGIAVAVGFALFLGGFVWGALVYQPYTVPTDSMMPTVLPGDRVLAQRIDGGEVRRGDVIIFNDSAWSDLPMVKRVVGIGGDTVKTGADGALTVNGVTLDEPYIDDAAPESGLAMPPGQPAAPGTPFEVTVPEGNLFLLGDRRGASLDSRAHLQEAGQGTVPRSAVSARVDARAWPSAGMLERPRTYADLPGGVSRPGPLRLQLAAVAAGALLVVLGAAYGPLARVLGRGRRREPAGAR; this is encoded by the coding sequence ATGGGCGGAACGGACGCAATACGCGGTGGCAGGGACGGCCGCGGCGCTCTCGGCAACACGCTGTCGGGGATCGCCGTGGCCGTCGGCTTCGCGCTCTTCCTCGGCGGGTTCGTGTGGGGGGCGCTGGTGTACCAGCCCTACACCGTCCCGACCGACTCGATGATGCCCACCGTCCTCCCGGGCGACCGGGTACTGGCGCAGCGCATCGACGGCGGTGAGGTCCGTCGCGGAGACGTGATCATCTTCAACGACTCCGCGTGGAGCGACCTCCCCATGGTCAAGCGGGTCGTCGGCATCGGCGGCGACACCGTCAAGACCGGCGCCGACGGCGCGCTGACGGTCAACGGCGTCACCCTCGACGAGCCGTACATCGACGACGCCGCACCCGAATCGGGACTCGCCATGCCGCCCGGCCAGCCCGCCGCGCCCGGCACCCCCTTCGAGGTCACGGTGCCCGAGGGCAACCTCTTCCTGCTGGGCGACCGGCGCGGTGCCTCGCTCGACTCCCGCGCCCACCTCCAGGAAGCCGGGCAGGGGACCGTACCGAGGTCCGCCGTGAGCGCCCGCGTCGACGCCCGGGCCTGGCCCTCCGCGGGGATGCTGGAACGCCCCCGGACCTACGCGGACCTGCCCGGCGGGGTCTCGCGGCCCGGGCCGCTGCGCCTCCAGCTGGCCGCGGTGGCGGCCGGAGCCCTGCTGGTCGTCCTCGGAGCCGCGTACGGGCCCCTCGCGCGGGTCCTGGGGCGCGGGCGGCGCAGGGAGCCGGCCGGTGCCCGCTGA
- the lepB gene encoding signal peptidase I: protein MAVGARSGRDEGDERPDDAVGSTAGDEAAEEPPHHRSFWKELPLLIGIALLLALLIKTFLVQAFSIPSDSMQNTLQRGDRVLVDKLTPWFGSEPERGEVVVFHDPANWLSGEPTPEPNIAQKALSWIGLMPSAEEKDLIKRTIAIGGDTVECKKGGPVVVNGKELDEPYIFPGNTPCDDAPFGPITVPKGKLWVMGDHRQNSQDSRYHMQDSTQGFVPVKDVVGRAVVVAWPINRWATLPVPDTFDQPGIDNQKAATALGLGASGLAPVGLGPAALGLAGAVPLVMWRRRRLTSGRTAR, encoded by the coding sequence GTGGCGGTAGGCGCACGATCCGGACGCGACGAGGGCGACGAGCGGCCGGACGACGCCGTAGGGAGCACGGCCGGGGACGAGGCGGCCGAGGAGCCCCCGCACCACCGTTCGTTCTGGAAGGAGCTCCCGCTCCTCATCGGCATCGCCCTGCTGCTGGCCCTGCTGATCAAGACCTTCCTGGTGCAGGCGTTCTCGATCCCGTCCGACTCGATGCAGAACACCCTGCAGCGCGGCGACCGGGTGCTGGTGGACAAGCTGACCCCGTGGTTCGGCTCCGAGCCCGAGCGCGGTGAGGTCGTGGTCTTCCACGACCCCGCGAACTGGCTCTCCGGAGAGCCCACTCCGGAGCCGAACATCGCGCAGAAGGCCCTCAGCTGGATCGGCCTCATGCCGTCCGCCGAGGAGAAGGACCTGATCAAGCGGACCATCGCCATCGGCGGGGACACGGTCGAGTGCAAGAAGGGGGGACCGGTCGTCGTCAACGGCAAGGAGCTGGACGAGCCGTACATCTTCCCGGGCAACACCCCGTGCGACGACGCGCCGTTCGGCCCGATCACCGTGCCCAAGGGCAAGCTCTGGGTGATGGGCGACCACCGCCAGAACTCCCAGGACTCCCGCTACCACATGCAGGACTCCACCCAGGGGTTCGTCCCGGTCAAGGACGTCGTCGGGCGGGCCGTCGTCGTCGCGTGGCCGATCAACCGCTGGGCCACCCTGCCGGTTCCGGACACCTTCGACCAGCCCGGCATCGACAACCAGAAGGCGGCCACCGCCCTCGGTCTCGGCGCGTCCGGGCTGGCCCCGGTCGGTCTCGGCCCGGCCGCGCTCGGCCTCGCGGGCGCGGTCCCGCTGGTCATGTGGCGCCGACGGAGGCTGACCAGCGGGCGTACCGCCCGGTAG
- a CDS encoding NUDIX hydrolase has protein sequence MAETAAAARRVSRLVLLDPADRILLLHGFEPADPADTWWFTPGGGLEGGESREQAALRELAEETGITEVELGPVLWRRYCSFPFDGRRWEQDEWYFLARTTRTETEMSGLTELERRSVAGARWWTSEELLSARETVYPTRLAGLLRTLLDDGPPGVPVVLPPEIV, from the coding sequence GTGGCGGAGACCGCGGCCGCGGCGCGGAGGGTGTCGCGCCTGGTCCTGCTGGACCCGGCGGACCGGATCCTGCTGCTCCACGGCTTCGAACCGGCCGATCCCGCCGACACCTGGTGGTTCACCCCCGGCGGAGGCCTGGAGGGCGGCGAGAGCCGGGAGCAGGCCGCACTGCGGGAACTCGCCGAGGAGACGGGGATCACAGAGGTCGAACTGGGGCCGGTGCTGTGGCGCCGGTACTGCTCCTTCCCCTTCGACGGGCGGCGCTGGGAGCAGGACGAGTGGTACTTCCTGGCCCGCACCACGCGCACGGAGACCGAGATGAGCGGCCTCACCGAGCTGGAACGGCGCAGCGTCGCCGGAGCGAGGTGGTGGACCTCCGAGGAACTTCTCTCGGCCCGTGAGACGGTGTACCCGACCAGACTCGCCGGGCTGCTCCGTACGCTGCTCGACGACGGTCCTCCGGGTGTGCCGGTGGTCCTGCCCCCGGAAATCGTTTAG